In Nostoc sp. CENA543, a single genomic region encodes these proteins:
- a CDS encoding PAS domain-containing protein, whose product MNTKQQALVKVAPCTPVLEVIYLMNQTQASCVLILEQEKLLGIFTKTDLVRSLTAHRELADITIAEFMSQPVVTVSETEAQDLPTVLKRLQQHQINHLPVTNHQGELLGLVTSATILDTLQTCNSFQLLQITELLSQKETRYCTFESRLNDILNSAVTTSIVSFRVFANYDWEYEYQSLGCEAIFGYTSQEIIQNKHLWMSRVHPEDVETVIMPLFADIFAGHTSTVEYRFYHQDGSLRWISATYTSRQDVENNYWVVTGISGDITHQKQTEAAFKASEERWELAIAGTEEAIWDWDITTDQTFRSDRWYELLGYARHELTTRDGEWMKRLHPDDYERVLAEQAAYLQRETDSYSVEYRLRRQDGSYGWFRSRAKAVWDESGNPVRLVGSLGDISESKATAMALQEREAMLRTIGDNLPNGVIYQVVRELNSSDRFTYLSAGIETLMEVTAEDALQDCSLLYHQVIAEDVKRLATAIEESYQHLCVLNIQVQICTPSGQKKWLQVRSTPHRDPNSCVIWDGLIVDITETKNNEDILRKNQALLAESQQVDRLGSWEFDLLTEKITWTQQLFHLFDLDPTQPEPTYQANLELYHPEDREKLDQAVKRSMLTGESYKLLLRKLTTDDAVTYIEGIGHAEFNNQGQAIRLYGTAQDITERIESEEKIRHSEARLATTQKIAHVGSWELDINTSQRSWSTESFEIFGLDPQQPEPTPAEFLEMVHPDDRVVIQSHLTAALAYCSLFSCEYRIIRPDGSIRYLESRAEVVQDRQGKAIKLIGAILDITERKQAELEIMLSRDLREAIFNESADALFLVDTETLLIIDCNQQAVKMFGASSKAELIGIDGQTLRKQRLTPEEMADCLDQINRQGFSSKEIECVTKQGNFFWGNLAVKRILVAGEDINLVRVTDITQQQAAMRDLQQTKQALLEQEQFLRSIYDSVGQAIFVVDVINSDFRYVGLNRTHELLTGLSLQHIYGKTPEQILPADAAAMVRQHYQDCVNAGVTITYEECLPFQGQLTWWITNLTPLRDENSRIYRIVGNGINISDRKRTEQMLELQAVIARNMAEGILLVRASDGVIVYTNPKFDQMFGYDSGELIGQHISIVNYADSPEAATAVHEAIATSLTQKVEITCEVHNVKKNGTPFWCSATICVFEHPEYGAVFVAVQQDITEQKQAGEKIQASLKEKEVLLKEIHHRVKNNLGIVSSLLQMQCRRTQDPQATAILQDSQNRIASIALVHEKLYRSDDLANIDFAQYIPDLTTHLFDSYNVNSNQIQLKTKVENISLDIETAIPCGLIINELVSNALKYAFPANYRGEIQVTLSQITNHDLTLTVRDNGIGLPAEFEQKKSKTLGMTLILGLVKQLRGQLEIHSHQGTEFKISFTAGRV is encoded by the coding sequence TTGAATACCAAACAACAAGCATTGGTAAAAGTTGCACCCTGCACACCAGTCCTGGAAGTTATCTATCTGATGAATCAAACACAAGCCAGTTGCGTACTGATTCTAGAACAGGAAAAACTTCTGGGTATTTTTACAAAAACCGACCTCGTGCGATCGCTGACTGCTCACAGGGAGTTAGCAGATATAACTATTGCTGAGTTCATGAGCCAACCTGTAGTTACTGTAAGTGAAACAGAAGCCCAGGATCTACCAACAGTTTTAAAAAGATTACAACAACATCAGATCAACCACTTACCCGTCACTAACCATCAAGGAGAGTTGTTAGGCTTGGTGACATCGGCCACCATCCTAGATACCTTACAAACCTGTAATTCCTTCCAATTACTGCAAATAACTGAATTGCTCTCCCAAAAAGAAACCCGTTATTGTACCTTTGAATCTCGCTTGAATGATATTCTCAATAGCGCAGTTACCACTTCCATTGTCAGTTTTCGGGTATTTGCCAATTACGATTGGGAATATGAATATCAATCTTTGGGTTGTGAAGCCATATTTGGTTATACATCCCAGGAAATTATCCAAAATAAGCATCTGTGGATGTCAAGGGTTCACCCAGAAGATGTAGAAACAGTAATTATGCCCTTGTTTGCAGATATCTTTGCGGGTCATACCAGCACCGTAGAGTATAGATTTTATCATCAAGACGGTTCTCTCCGGTGGATTTCTGCAACTTACACTTCCCGTCAGGATGTAGAAAACAACTACTGGGTTGTGACAGGTATTAGTGGTGATATCACTCACCAAAAACAAACAGAAGCAGCTTTTAAAGCCAGTGAAGAACGATGGGAATTAGCGATCGCCGGTACAGAGGAAGCAATTTGGGACTGGGATATTACTACTGATCAAACCTTCCGTTCCGACCGTTGGTATGAGTTACTAGGTTATGCACGCCACGAACTCACCACCAGAGACGGGGAATGGATGAAACGCCTTCACCCTGATGATTACGAACGAGTTTTAGCGGAACAAGCAGCTTATTTACAGCGAGAAACAGACAGCTACAGTGTTGAGTATCGTCTACGGCGGCAAGATGGTAGCTATGGATGGTTTCGCTCCCGTGCTAAAGCTGTTTGGGACGAGTCAGGAAATCCTGTCCGCTTAGTTGGTTCCCTGGGAGATATCAGCGAAAGCAAAGCCACAGCAATGGCTCTACAAGAGAGGGAAGCTATGCTGCGAACCATTGGTGATAACCTCCCTAATGGGGTGATATATCAAGTTGTTCGTGAACTAAATAGTAGCGATCGCTTCACATATCTGAGTGCCGGAATTGAAACCTTAATGGAAGTCACCGCCGAAGATGCACTCCAAGATTGCAGTTTGCTTTACCATCAAGTGATAGCAGAAGATGTTAAGCGACTAGCAACCGCAATTGAGGAATCTTACCAGCATCTTTGTGTGTTGAATATCCAAGTCCAAATTTGCACCCCTAGTGGTCAAAAAAAGTGGTTGCAAGTACGTTCTACACCCCATCGAGATCCAAACAGTTGCGTGATTTGGGATGGACTAATAGTAGATATCACTGAAACAAAGAACAATGAAGACATACTCCGCAAAAATCAAGCATTATTAGCAGAATCGCAACAAGTTGACCGTTTGGGTAGTTGGGAGTTTGATCTACTTACAGAAAAAATTACTTGGACACAACAGTTATTTCATCTCTTCGACTTAGATCCCACTCAACCAGAACCAACATATCAAGCAAATCTCGAACTGTATCATCCAGAAGATAGGGAAAAATTAGACCAAGCGGTGAAGCGGTCTATGCTCACGGGTGAATCTTATAAATTGCTCCTGCGTAAGCTGACCACAGATGATGCTGTCACTTACATTGAAGGCATTGGTCATGCAGAGTTTAACAATCAAGGTCAAGCTATTCGTCTGTATGGTACTGCCCAGGATATCACTGAACGCATCGAATCAGAAGAAAAAATTCGCCATAGTGAAGCACGACTAGCTACTACCCAAAAAATAGCCCATGTTGGCAGCTGGGAGTTAGATATCAATACATCCCAGCGCAGTTGGTCAACGGAAAGTTTTGAAATTTTTGGCTTAGATCCCCAGCAACCAGAACCAACCCCAGCCGAATTTTTAGAGATGGTTCATCCAGACGATCGCGTCGTGATCCAAAGTCATTTAACCGCAGCCCTTGCATACTGTAGCCTGTTCTCTTGTGAATATCGCATTATTCGCCCTGATGGCTCAATTCGTTACCTGGAATCTAGAGCTGAAGTAGTCCAGGATAGACAAGGGAAAGCCATCAAGCTCATCGGAGCAATTCTAGATATTACAGAGCGTAAACAAGCTGAATTAGAAATTATGCTCAGTCGCGACCTGCGAGAAGCTATTTTTAATGAATCTGCCGACGCGCTGTTTTTGGTGGACACAGAAACTTTACTGATCATTGATTGTAATCAGCAAGCCGTCAAAATGTTTGGCGCATCCAGTAAAGCAGAACTCATCGGGATTGATGGACAAACTTTACGCAAACAACGATTGACCCCAGAGGAAATGGCTGATTGTCTTGACCAAATTAATCGTCAAGGGTTTTCTAGTAAAGAAATCGAATGCGTCACTAAACAGGGGAATTTCTTTTGGGGAAACCTGGCGGTAAAACGCATTTTGGTTGCTGGTGAAGATATTAATCTGGTCAGGGTGACAGACATTACACAACAGCAAGCGGCAATGCGCGATCTCCAGCAAACCAAACAAGCATTGCTAGAGCAAGAACAATTTTTACGTAGTATTTACGACAGCGTAGGACAAGCAATTTTTGTCGTTGATGTGATTAATAGTGATTTTCGCTATGTTGGTTTAAACCGCACTCACGAGTTACTTACAGGCCTCTCGTTACAGCATATTTATGGCAAAACTCCAGAACAGATTCTGCCAGCAGATGCAGCAGCAATGGTACGGCAACACTATCAAGATTGTGTAAATGCTGGAGTAACTATCACCTATGAAGAGTGTTTGCCATTCCAAGGACAATTAACTTGGTGGATTACTAATCTGACTCCTCTAAGGGATGAAAACTCACGCATTTATCGAATTGTCGGCAATGGTATCAATATTAGCGATCGCAAACGTACTGAGCAAATGTTAGAATTGCAGGCAGTAATTGCTCGCAACATGGCAGAGGGAATTCTTTTAGTTAGAGCCTCTGACGGTGTGATTGTTTACACTAACCCCAAATTTGATCAAATGTTTGGGTATGACTCTGGAGAATTAATCGGTCAGCATATCTCCATTGTGAATTATGCCGATAGTCCAGAAGCAGCAACAGCAGTTCACGAAGCGATCGCTACTAGCCTCACCCAAAAAGTAGAAATTACCTGTGAAGTCCATAATGTTAAAAAAAATGGTACACCTTTTTGGTGTAGTGCTACTATCTGCGTCTTTGAGCATCCTGAATATGGTGCAGTCTTTGTAGCTGTGCAGCAAGATATTACAGAACAAAAGCAAGCAGGTGAAAAAATCCAAGCTTCATTAAAGGAAAAAGAAGTATTACTCAAAGAAATTCACCATCGCGTCAAAAATAACTTGGGAATTGTCAGTAGTCTCCTGCAAATGCAATGTAGACGTACTCAAGATCCTCAAGCTACAGCTATTCTTCAAGATAGTCAAAATCGTATTGCTTCTATTGCACTAGTACATGAAAAACTCTACCGTTCTGATGACCTAGCAAACATCGATTTTGCTCAATATATTCCTGACTTAACAACCCATCTATTTGACTCTTATAATGTTAATTCTAATCAGATACAATTAAAGACCAAGGTTGAAAACATCAGTCTCGACATAGAGACTGCTATCCCTTGCGGTTTAATTATTAACGAATTAGTTTCTAATGCTCTAAAATATGCCTTTCCTGCGAATTATAGGGGCGAAATTCAAGTAACTTTATCCCAAATCACCAATCATGATTTAACACTTACTGTCCGTGATAACGGCATCGGATTACCTGCAGAATTTGAGCAGAAAAAAAGCAAAACTCTCGGTATGACACTGATTCTAGGTCTAGTCAAACAGTTGAGAGGTCAGCTAGAAATTCACAGTCACCAGGGAACGGAATTTAAAATTTCCTTTACAGCAGGTAGGGTATAA
- a CDS encoding response regulator, producing the protein MATIKVLVVEDEYILAINLQETLESLGYTVVDIADTAELAITKASELRPNLILMDIRLRGQTDGIQAAEIIWDILQIPIIYVTGHSDQSTVERATLTFPFGYILKPIREQELYVAIQTALNRYEREQFLCSVLRGMGDGVIVIDTQLKIKYMNQVAEAITGWQLNEVKNRIVTEILKLIDEKSQQPVQNPLIFAIQQKSTVYFSGNTLLETKDGLLIPVADSAACLKDYYGEVTGAVMVFRDDTQRRITEERNLAAERSRQLELRIAEMQKINQLKEDFLAATSHEMRTPLSNMKMAISTLKNIIEQQNIFKAFATEAFETTLHYLNILNHECEQELNLVDDLLSMRIIDAEVYPLELTKIQVQEWLPQLIQGFQKISQTQQQILEVSIAPDLPTLVSDLSLLNRIISELLTNACKYTPPLERITVTAHFTNKPSHQENPVVTDDGIRFHLLPSLQISVHNSGVEIPLKEQSRIFEPFYQITQNKTPDKLSIFDKTSPINEFDAWQNRSTGLGLALVKKLVEYLQGTIEVISGNNLTTFTVQLPLNLVGKKEILTRNRD; encoded by the coding sequence ATGGCAACTATTAAGGTGTTAGTTGTCGAAGATGAATATATCTTGGCCATCAATCTCCAAGAGACATTAGAATCCTTGGGCTACACTGTTGTCGATATTGCCGATACAGCCGAGTTAGCAATTACTAAAGCCAGCGAATTACGCCCTAATTTAATCCTCATGGATATTCGATTAAGAGGGCAAACAGATGGTATCCAAGCCGCAGAAATCATCTGGGATATTCTGCAAATTCCTATCATTTATGTCACAGGGCATTCTGACCAAAGCACCGTAGAAAGAGCTACACTCACCTTTCCCTTTGGTTACATCCTCAAACCTATTAGAGAGCAAGAACTTTATGTAGCCATTCAAACAGCACTCAATCGCTACGAACGCGAACAGTTTTTGTGTTCCGTATTGCGGGGAATGGGGGATGGAGTAATTGTGATAGATACGCAATTAAAAATCAAATACATGAATCAAGTTGCCGAAGCAATCACAGGATGGCAACTCAATGAAGTCAAAAATCGAATAGTTACAGAAATTTTAAAATTGATTGACGAAAAATCTCAACAACCCGTACAAAATCCTCTCATCTTTGCTATCCAACAAAAAAGCACCGTCTATTTTAGTGGCAACACCCTACTAGAAACGAAAGATGGTTTACTCATACCAGTTGCAGATAGTGCAGCTTGTCTAAAAGACTATTATGGTGAGGTGACAGGAGCCGTCATGGTGTTTCGAGATGACACCCAAAGACGAATTACAGAAGAACGTAATCTAGCAGCTGAACGTTCTCGTCAACTAGAACTGCGAATTGCAGAAATGCAAAAAATTAATCAATTGAAAGAAGATTTTTTAGCAGCTACCTCCCATGAAATGCGAACGCCATTATCGAATATGAAAATGGCTATAAGTACACTCAAAAATATTATCGAACAACAGAATATTTTCAAAGCCTTTGCCACTGAAGCTTTTGAAACTACATTGCATTACTTGAATATCCTCAATCATGAATGTGAACAGGAATTAAACTTAGTTGACGATTTGCTCAGTATGCGAATCATTGATGCGGAAGTTTATCCTTTAGAATTAACTAAAATTCAAGTTCAAGAATGGCTACCACAGTTAATTCAGGGATTTCAAAAGATTTCTCAAACTCAACAGCAAATTTTGGAAGTTAGTATTGCACCAGATTTACCAACTTTAGTTTCTGATTTAAGTCTTCTGAATCGGATTATTTCAGAGTTACTTACCAATGCTTGTAAGTATACTCCTCCACTAGAAAGAATCACGGTGACTGCTCATTTTACCAATAAACCCAGCCATCAGGAAAATCCAGTTGTTACAGATGACGGCATTAGATTTCACTTATTACCATCTTTACAAATTAGTGTGCATAATTCAGGGGTAGAGATTCCCCTGAAAGAACAATCTCGTATTTTTGAACCCTTTTACCAAATTACACAGAATAAAACACCAGATAAGCTATCAATTTTTGATAAAACTTCACCTATCAATGAATTTGATGCTTGGCAAAATCGCAGCACAGGCTTGGGGTTAGCATTAGTAAAAAAGTTAGTAGAGTATCTCCAAGGTACAATTGAGGTAATAAGCGGTAATAATTTAACAACTTTTACAGTACAGTTGCCTTTAAATTTAGTGGGTAAGAAAGAGATATTAACAAGAAACAGGGACTAG
- a CDS encoding diacylglycerol/polyprenol kinase family protein — protein MLTQFPDFILTPPLWLQITIVAAWVFLILAIAGFVNRFATSDPEILRKIVHIGAGHVILIAWWLNIPASIGIGASVLASIVTLLSYILPILPGINSVGRQSLGTFFYAVSVGVLVASFWSLQQQQYAAIGMMVMCWGDGLAALVGQRFGQHKYKVLGTQKSWEGSLAMLVVSFLVCSLILLGVFGNIWQIWAVSLAVAFTATSLEAFSFLGVDNLTVPLGSAVLAYVLMQLWY, from the coding sequence TTGTTAACTCAATTTCCTGATTTCATCCTCACCCCACCACTATGGCTGCAAATTACCATTGTTGCAGCTTGGGTGTTTTTAATTCTAGCGATCGCCGGATTTGTCAATCGTTTTGCAACTAGTGATCCGGAAATCCTCCGCAAAATAGTGCATATTGGTGCTGGCCACGTTATTTTAATTGCTTGGTGGCTAAATATTCCCGCCAGCATCGGCATCGGTGCTTCTGTCTTAGCGAGTATCGTCACCTTACTATCTTACATTTTGCCGATTCTCCCTGGTATTAATAGTGTCGGCAGACAAAGTTTAGGGACATTTTTCTACGCTGTTAGCGTCGGGGTGTTAGTCGCTAGCTTTTGGTCTCTACAACAACAGCAGTATGCAGCTATTGGGATGATGGTCATGTGCTGGGGTGACGGACTCGCTGCCTTAGTAGGTCAACGTTTTGGTCAACATAAGTACAAAGTGTTGGGAACACAGAAAAGCTGGGAAGGTTCTTTAGCCATGTTAGTGGTCAGCTTTTTAGTCTGTAGCCTCATTTTATTAGGTGTTTTTGGCAATATTTGGCAAATTTGGGCAGTATCCCTAGCAGTGGCATTTACTGCTACTAGTTTAGAAGCCTTTTCGTTTCTGGGCGTTGATAACTTGACTGTACCTTTAGGTAGTGCAGTTTTAGCATATGTGCTAATGCAGTTATGGTACTAA
- the yidD gene encoding membrane protein insertion efficiency factor YidD produces the protein MKQLFIWLIKGYRIFISPLFPPTCRFQPTCSMYAMEAIERFGVFRGSWMATKRILRCHPFHPGGYDPVPELENQGKNEGK, from the coding sequence ATGAAGCAATTATTTATTTGGTTGATTAAAGGCTACAGAATATTTATCTCACCGCTATTTCCTCCCACCTGTCGTTTTCAACCGACTTGTTCAATGTATGCGATGGAAGCTATTGAGAGGTTTGGCGTATTTCGCGGTAGCTGGATGGCGACAAAGCGCATATTACGTTGTCACCCCTTCCATCCTGGTGGTTATGATCCTGTTCCCGAATTAGAAAATCAGGGAAAGAATGAAGGTAAATAG
- a CDS encoding glycosyltransferase family 39 protein has product MAIIKIRRFGFIGAIAIGLILRFCYLELKPLWMDEVITAIFSLGKNYHDLPLDVLVNLQDIPKIFTFQPGVSCSEIAQNLTNQSTHPPLFFCGMYRWLGWIGISSDDWVMKLRSLPALFGVGAILAIYAVNYLAFSPLSGIVAALFMAVSPFAVYLSQEARHYTLPMFIITLSLLGLMQIQQDIHQERVRFRVWFFWTLINIIGFYTHYFFILDFIAEIFTLSLLIYRSKYQNIRFKRKIILYFGLSIITIIICFLPWLLVTWNHAQRSETSWLNSPGIFAPFYQTLLNLVLMVIALPVENQPLIITIVCGLLMLVFAVWLGVKLFPRCRQLWNQDQTHGATFTLLMFTAGVMLQCLAIAYLSGKDITAIPRYSFVYYPSCCALLAASLTEIQTLKGKKIQAIAILLIIGLLSSIFVVTNFVFQKPFQPEQVARNMNSAPSLPVMLVVTYDSYQDIALGLSFALALEQIRNHTSHPDSFIAVSKSPDVSNVWRKLSQLSVNVTSPLNLWIVAPGLRRRDYPQQLNLSAQTTCQIDPQHHYRIGIPYQLYQCDFLEKS; this is encoded by the coding sequence ATGGCAATTATCAAAATTCGTCGATTTGGATTCATAGGAGCGATCGCCATTGGTTTGATTTTACGTTTTTGCTATTTAGAACTCAAACCTTTGTGGATGGATGAAGTTATTACTGCTATCTTTAGTTTAGGTAAAAATTACCATGATTTACCTTTAGATGTACTGGTAAATCTTCAAGATATCCCCAAGATTTTTACTTTTCAGCCTGGGGTTAGCTGTAGCGAAATCGCCCAAAATCTGACTAATCAATCTACCCATCCTCCCCTATTTTTTTGTGGGATGTATCGCTGGCTGGGGTGGATAGGAATATCTAGTGATGACTGGGTGATGAAATTGCGATCGCTACCTGCTTTATTTGGTGTCGGGGCAATTTTGGCGATATATGCCGTAAATTATCTTGCTTTTTCACCACTATCTGGCATAGTAGCTGCCTTGTTCATGGCAGTGTCTCCCTTTGCTGTCTATCTTTCTCAAGAAGCACGGCATTATACTTTACCTATGTTCATCATCACTTTATCCTTATTGGGACTGATGCAAATCCAACAGGATATACATCAGGAACGAGTGAGATTTAGAGTATGGTTTTTTTGGACTTTAATTAATATTATTGGGTTTTATACTCACTATTTTTTCATTTTAGATTTCATCGCCGAAATTTTCACTTTATCACTATTGATTTATCGGTCTAAATATCAAAATATTAGGTTTAAACGCAAGATTATATTATATTTCGGTTTATCTATTATTACTATTATTATTTGCTTCTTACCTTGGCTATTAGTGACCTGGAATCATGCTCAACGTTCCGAAACTAGTTGGCTCAATTCTCCTGGTATTTTCGCACCTTTTTATCAAACCCTGCTCAATTTGGTGTTAATGGTAATCGCTTTACCAGTGGAAAATCAACCATTAATCATCACCATTGTCTGTGGATTATTGATGTTAGTTTTCGCTGTGTGGTTAGGAGTAAAGTTATTTCCTAGATGCCGACAATTATGGAACCAAGATCAAACACATGGGGCTACATTCACACTACTGATGTTTACAGCTGGTGTGATGTTGCAGTGTTTGGCGATCGCTTATTTATCCGGTAAGGATATTACGGCTATTCCCCGTTATAGTTTTGTCTATTATCCCAGTTGTTGTGCCTTGCTGGCTGCTAGTTTGACTGAAATACAAACCTTAAAAGGCAAAAAAATTCAAGCAATAGCAATTTTGCTCATAATTGGGTTATTAAGCAGTATTTTTGTGGTGACTAATTTTGTCTTTCAAAAACCGTTTCAACCAGAACAGGTGGCGCGCAATATGAATTCTGCACCATCTTTACCTGTGATGTTGGTAGTCACCTATGATAGTTACCAAGATATTGCTTTAGGACTGAGTTTTGCACTTGCTTTAGAGCAGATCAGAAATCACACATCCCATCCTGATAGTTTTATAGCTGTAAGTAAGTCGCCTGATGTATCCAATGTCTGGAGAAAACTATCACAACTCTCAGTTAACGTCACATCACCTTTAAACTTATGGATAGTCGCCCCAGGACTCAGACGCAGGGATTATCCTCAACAGTTAAATTTATCTGCACAGACTACCTGTCAAATTGATCCGCAACATCACTACCGCATCGGTATTCCCTACCAATTGTATCAATGTGATTTTTTGGAAAAGTCGTAA
- a CDS encoding aldo/keto reductase: protein MEKRRLGKSDVEITPILMGTWQAGKKWWVGIEDADSIKTIRAAFEAGITTIDTAEVYGEGHSERIVAEALSDVREQVEYATKVFANHLQYDQVIEACDRSLKNLKTDYIDLYQIHWPSGSFNTEIVPIAETMRALNDLQAQGKIRAIGVSNFSRDQLAQASQYGRIDSLQPPYSLFWRQVEKDAMPYCRENNISILAYSPLAQGLLTGRFAPGYKFHPEDNRTGNKLFQGENFERAHQALEKLRPIAESHNCTLAQLALAWLIAQPQTQAIAGARYPEQAKDNALAADVKLSPEELSEIDAIGRIVTDHLDNSSVMWNW from the coding sequence ATGGAAAAACGCAGACTAGGTAAATCTGACGTAGAAATTACCCCCATCCTCATGGGAACTTGGCAAGCCGGGAAGAAATGGTGGGTAGGAATTGAAGATGCAGACTCCATTAAAACTATCCGCGCCGCCTTTGAAGCTGGAATCACCACTATAGATACAGCCGAAGTTTATGGGGAAGGACATTCTGAGAGGATTGTGGCTGAAGCTTTATCTGATGTGCGTGAACAAGTCGAGTATGCAACCAAGGTGTTTGCAAACCATCTCCAGTATGATCAAGTTATTGAAGCTTGCGATCGCTCCCTCAAAAACCTCAAAACTGATTATATCGACCTCTACCAAATTCACTGGCCGAGTGGTTCTTTCAATACTGAAATCGTTCCCATTGCAGAAACCATGCGCGCCCTCAATGACTTGCAAGCACAGGGTAAAATTCGCGCCATTGGCGTTTCTAACTTTTCTCGCGATCAATTAGCTCAAGCCTCCCAATATGGCCGCATCGATAGCTTACAACCGCCATATTCATTGTTTTGGCGGCAGGTAGAAAAAGATGCTATGCCTTATTGCAGAGAAAATAATATTTCTATCTTGGCCTATTCACCCTTAGCCCAAGGACTATTAACAGGCAGATTTGCCCCTGGATATAAGTTTCATCCCGAAGATAATCGTACAGGCAATAAGCTATTTCAGGGCGAAAACTTTGAACGCGCCCACCAAGCCTTAGAGAAACTACGCCCCATAGCAGAAAGCCATAACTGCACATTGGCACAGTTAGCATTAGCTTGGCTAATTGCTCAACCCCAAACTCAAGCGATCGCCGGCGCGCGTTATCCTGAACAAGCCAAAGACAACGCCCTCGCTGCTGATGTGAAACTTTCCCCTGAAGAACTCTCAGAAATTGATGCGATCGGTCGTATTGTTACCGATCATCTTGATAACAGTTCTGTTATGTGGAACTGGTAA
- a CDS encoding DUF1802 family protein, producing MLMELGQTVHTLKEWAIAIQALEAGKTIMLLRKGGIREQQGRFQVTHPRVLLYPTFEHQQPLLLKAEYTHLVQPVASGWHPETVRIGSWAEITDIFPVMDELIVSRLLPFHIWNEHFISDRLKWKSQQPLFILLLRTFKLAQVWEIPYRPEYGGCKSWIDITQPIDLQGSEPALSDSNYQHLRTEIRTIISNKTD from the coding sequence ATGCTGATGGAATTAGGTCAAACGGTACATACCCTCAAAGAGTGGGCGATCGCCATTCAAGCTTTAGAAGCGGGTAAAACTATCATGTTGTTGCGAAAAGGCGGGATTCGGGAACAACAAGGACGGTTTCAAGTGACGCATCCACGGGTTTTACTTTATCCTACATTTGAACATCAGCAACCTTTACTACTTAAGGCAGAATATACCCATCTTGTCCAGCCAGTAGCTTCAGGATGGCATCCAGAAACAGTAAGAATCGGTAGTTGGGCAGAAATTACGGATATTTTTCCTGTGATGGATGAGTTAATCGTCAGTCGGTTATTACCTTTCCATATCTGGAATGAACATTTTATTAGCGATCGCCTTAAGTGGAAATCCCAGCAGCCATTATTTATCCTCTTGCTACGCACTTTCAAACTTGCTCAAGTGTGGGAAATTCCCTATCGTCCCGAATATGGTGGTTGCAAGTCTTGGATTGATATCACACAACCTATTGATTTACAAGGGTCTGAACCTGCTTTATCTGACTCAAATTACCAACATCTGAGGACAGAAATTAGGACAATAATTAGCAACAAGACTGATTAA